The Actinomyces viscosus genome segment ACCGCGCCCGCCGGCGCGCCGCCGCACAACTCAGGAACCACTGCCCTCACCCACCTGGGATAACCGTTCGGCCTCGTCCATGGCGATGGCCGAGGCGATCACCGGGCCGAGATCACCATCGAGAACGGCATCGAGGTTGTAGGCCTTGAAGCCGGTGCGGTGGTCGGCGATCCGGTTCTCAGGGAAATTGTAGGTGCGGATGCGCTCGGAGCGGTCCACAGTGCGCACCTGACTGCGGCGGGCCTGGGCGGCCTCGGCGGCGGCCTCAGCCGCCCGCTCGGCCAGGAGCCGGGCCCGCAGGACCCGCATGGCCGCCTCCTTGTTCTGCAGCTGGGACTTCTCGTTCTGCATGGACACGACGATCCCGGTGGGCAGGTGGGTGATGCGCACGGCCGAGTCGGTGGTGTTGACGCTCTGTCCCCCCGGGCCCGAGGACCGGAAGACGTCGATGCGCAGGTCCGCGGCGTCGATCTGGAGCTCGCCGGGGTCGTCGGCCTCCGGCATGACCAGGACCCCGGCCGCCGAGGTGTGGATGCGCCCTTGGGACTCGGTGACCGGGACGCGCTGAACGCGGTGGACACCACCCTCGTACTTCAGGTGCGCCCACACCCCGTCCTGGGGCTCCACGGGTCCGCGGGTCTTGATGGCCAGGCGCACGTCCTTGTAACCGCCCAGGTCGGAGTCGGTGGCATCGAGGACCTCCACGGCCCAGCCCTGACGCTCGGCGTAGCGGGAGTACATGCGGGCCAGGTCGGAGGCGAACAGTGCCGACTCCTCACCGCCCTCGCCGGCCTTGACCTCGATGATGACGTCACGGGCGTCGTCGGGGTCGCGGGGCACGAGGACCTCGCGCAGGTGCTCGCCGGCCTCCTGCGCAGCCGTCTCCAGGGCGGGCACCTCAGCCGCGAAGTCCTCGTCCTCGGCGGCCAGCTCGCGGGCGTCAGCCAGGTCCGCGCTGGCGGTCTTCCAGGCCCGGTAGGCGGCCACGACCCTGCCCAGCTCGGCGTAGCGGCGCCCCAGCCGACGCATGGCGCCGGGGTCGGCGGCGGCCGGCCCGGCCATCTCGGCCTCGATGTCCGCGTACTCGGCCAGGAGCGGCTCTGCGGCGGAGAAGTCCTCACTCATGGACTCGGGTTCCTTCACGGGCTAGGAGTCGTGCTGATGCGCGCCGGTGATACGCGGGCGATATGCGAACGACGCCGACGGCGGCTCTGGGAGCCGGCCGCCGGCGTCGTTGGACGCGGCTACTTGCTGCGCTTGCCGTACCGGACCTCGAAGCGGGCAACGCGGCCACCAGTGTCGAGGATCTTCTGCTTGCCGGTGTAGAAGGGGTGGCAGGCCGAGCACACGTCCACGCGGATCTCACCGGAGGTGACGGTGGAGCGGGTCTCGAAGGTGTTGCCACAGGTGCACGTGACCGTGGTGGCCACGTAGTCGGGGTGGATGCCCTGCTTCATAGGTTTCTCCTTAAGCGTCAGAGGGTCCCGGGTCCCACGCGGAAGCGCAGGTGAACCGGAGGCCAGCAGCAGATTTTGCCACCGGCCGCGGCGACCACGCAACGGTTGTGCCGCGTGAGACCGGGCACCCGCCGGGTTCGACTGAGGCCCGAGGAACCTGCACCGAACCCGACTGCGTTACTCGTCCTCGCCGTCGGCCAGCGAGGTGCCGGCCGGGGTGGTCTTGGACAGGACCATGAGGAACTCGGCGTTGGACTGGGTGTCCTTGAGCTTGGACAGCACCAGCTCCAGGGCCTGCTGCTGCTCGAGCCCGGCGAAGAGCCGGCGCAAGCGCCACATGATCTTGAGCTGGGCGGGGTCGATGAGCAGCTCCTCGCGGCGGGTACCGGAGGCCGCCACGTCCACGGCCGGGAAGATGCGCTTGTCGGCGAGCTGGCGCGACAGGCGCAGCTCCATGTTTCCGGTGCCCTTGAACTCCTCGAAGATGACCTCGTCCATCTTGGAGCCGGTCTCCACCAGGGCCGTGGCCAGGATGGTCAGGCTGCCGCCGTTCTCCACGTTGCGGGCGGCGCCGAAGAAGCGCTTGGGCGGGTAGAGGGCTGAGGCGTCCACACCGCCGGAGAGGATCCGGCCGCTGGCCGGGGCCGCCAGGTTGTAGGCGCGTCCGAGCCGGGTGATGGAGTCCAGCAGCACGACGACGTCCTGCCCCAGCTCCACGAGGCGCTTGGCCCGCTCGATAGCCAGCTCGGCCACGATCGTGTGGTCGGAGGCGGGCCGGTCGAAGGTGGAGGCGATGACCTCGCCCTTGACCGTGCGCTGCATGTCGGTGACCTCCTCGGGGCGCTCGTCGACGAGCACGACCATGAGGTGGGCCTCGGGGTTGTTGACGCTGATGGCGTTGGCGATCTGCTGCAGGACGATCGTCTTGCCCGCCTTGGGCGGGGAGACGATGAGCCCGCGCTGCCCCTTGCCGATGGGCGAGACCAGGTCGATGATCCGCGGGGTGACGGCCTTGGGCGTGGTCTCCAGGCGCAGCTGCTCCTGGGGGTAGAGGGGGGTGAGCTTGGCGAACTCGGGACGGCGCTTGGAGCGCTCGGCGTCCATGCCGTTGACGGTCTCGACGCTGACCATCGGGTTGTACTTGACGCGGCCGGCACGGTTCTGGCGGCGGTTGTTGCGTCCGCCCTGGTGGGGCGTGGAGGACTCTCCGCCCTCACGGACCCAGCCGGTCACGGCGTCGCCGGCGCGCAGCCCGTTGTCCTTGATGAGCTGGTTGGAGACGTAGACGTCCTTGGGCCCGGGCAGGTAGCCGGAGGTGCGCAGGTAGGCGTGCTGGTTGTCGGTGACATCCAGGATGCCGGCCACCGGCAGGAGGACCTCGTCCTCACGCGACTGGTTGCGGTTGCGGCCGCTGTTGCCGTCACGGCCCTCGCGGCCGCTCTCACGACCGCCGTCGCGGTCGTCCCGGTCGAAGCGGTCGCGTCCGCGCTTACGGCCCCGACGGCGACGCCCGCCGCGCTCGTCGTCGTAGCCGTCGTTGTCGTCGTTACCGTCACGGCCACGGCGTGAACGCTCCTGGGGCTCGACGACGGAGGTTCCGGTGGCGTCGGCCAGGTCGCGCATGAGGGCGGCCTTGGCATCGGCGTGGTCCTCGGGCGAGTCGGTACGGGGCTCGCGCGAGAAGCGCTCCTGGTTCTCGGGGGCGCCGGCGGAGGCCTGGGCGCGCCGGCGGCCGCGGCGGACCTGGTCCCGGGACGAGCGCTCACCGCGCTCGGAGCGGCCGAAGGAGTCACCGCCATCGCCGGCCTCGGCGCGATCGCCTCGCTCAGAGCGCTCGGAACGCTCCGTGCGCTCGCGCCACCGGCCGCGGGCGGGACGCTCCTCGTCACGACCGGAGCCGCTGCCCGAGTCACCGGTAGAGGAGCTGCTGGAGGATCCGGACCGGTCGGGCAGGTCGATGCCGAGGTCGAGAGCCGGGGAGGACTGCTGCTCCTCGGGGGCACCGGAGGCCGCGGTGGCGCGGCGACGGCGCGAGCGTCCGGAAGCGGTGGTCTGGGTGGGCTCCGGCGAGGACTCGCCGGAGGAGGAGGAGGAAGAGGAGTCGGGGGCGTCGGTCGCCCCGGCGTCGGACGAGGTGCTCGACGCGCTGTGGGTGTCAGGGGCGGAGGAGCCGCGCGCCTGACGGATGGCGGCCACGAGCTCACTCTTTCGCATGCGGGAGATGCCCTTGAGGCCCATGGAGCTGGCAAGCGACTGGAGCTCGGCCAGACGCATGGTGGAAAGCGAGGGCTGGGCGCTGGAGGTCTCGGTCACGAGTGTCCTAACGGTGTGATGACGCTCCGCGGGAGGAGACGTTCAACTGGGGAGACTCCCCCGGAATCGTTCACGGGGAGGGTCATGCACTGCCGGTTCCTGCTGAGGCATGAGCCTCAGGTCCGGGGCTGGTGCGGTCAGCGGCGTGGTGCAATCCGCGCGGCCGACGGCGTCAGCATAGCAGCCCCTTCGCGCAGTGCCTAACGGAACACCGGTGAGCAACGCCGAACACTCCGCCGTTATTCCACACATGCTCGACCCGACCACACCGCCGACCGCCCCCAGATCCTGCCGGGCGCCTCCATCAACCCTCGCGGACGCACCGTAGGGCCCGCGGACGGCCCCAAAGGGGGCAGTCCGCGGGCCCTACGGTGCGTCCGCGGCGTCGGCGACCGGTGAGAACTGGCCCTCACTCGGACATACACAACGGGTCCCTGCTAGGCCCTTGCTCTCCCCGGCCCGACGGCCTCAGCCGCGCCGGCCTCCCAGCAGATCGCCCATGGGTGCGAAGTCGGCCAGCGGGTCGAGCGGGGCGCGCCGTGGGAAGCGCTCGATGAGCGTGGCCAGCTCGCGCCCCGCCCGGGCCACCCGCTCACTCAAGGGGGCCTCGGGCTGGTCCGAGGAGGCCGGTGTCTGCCAGGCGGCCCCGAAGTCCTCACTGGCGGCGAAGACGGCGGTCGTCGTCGGCAGGGCCTTCATGTAGGTGGCCAGCGGCCGCAGCGCCGTCTCGGTGACGAGGCTGTGGCGGGCGGTGCCGGCCGTCGCGCCCAGCAGGACGGGAACGCCCTCGAGCGTGCCGGCGGGCAGCACGTCCATGGCGGACTTGAACAGCCCGGAGTAGGAGGCCTGGAAGACGGGGCTGACCAGGACGACGCCGTCGGCCGCGGCCAGGGCGTCGACGACCTTCTGCAGCTCGGCCGACACCGGCCCTCCCACACTGGCCAGGGCGATGTCCTTGACCAGGGGCCGCAGCCCGATGACCTCGATACTGGCCAGGCGGGAGTCGGCCTCCAGGGCCCTGCGGGTGGACTCGGCCAGCCGCTCGGCGAGCATCTGGGAGGTCGAGGGCTCGGAGACCCCGGCGTGCAGGGCCACGATTCGGCTCAGGCGCCCCATCTGCGTGTTGGCGTAGGCGTCGTAGGTCGGCGAGCCGGCCAGGGACTGGGTGCCCCCGGACGGGGCGACGGGCGCGGCCATACCGGCAGCCATGCCATCCCCCTCCTGCACCTGGCCGGTCGGGTCGAGTGCTTCGCGGTTCATCTCAGATCCTCACTTTCCGGCCCGTGAGCGGGTCGAACTCGTTGGACAGGGAGAAGGGCTCCTCGACCGGAGGCTCGGTCCCCTCCAGCAGGGCACGGTGGCGCGGGTGGAGCGGCGCGTCCGGGACGCCCTCGGGCTTGGTGGACTCCAGCTCGGCGCGCAGCGCCGGGACGATCTCGGTACCCAGGTACTCGATCTGCCTCATGACCTCCCGGTGGGGGACGCCGCCCATGTCGACGTTGAAGGCCTGGCGCTGGTAGTCGCCGATCGCGTCCCGGTAGGTCAGGTACTTCTCGACGATCTGCTCGGGTGTTCCGACGGCGAGCGGCGTGTGGGTCGTCATCTCCTCCAGGCCGGCCCCCTGGTAGACGTAGGTGTTGCGGAAGTAGGGCGTGTAGCGCTCGACGGCCTCGGCCTGGTTCCTGGCGGCGAAGACCTGCCCGCCCAGGCCCACGATCGCCTGCTCGGGGGTGCCGTGACCGTAGAAGGCGAAGCGCTCGCGGTAGAGGTCGACCATCTTCTTGACGTGGTCGATGGGCCAGAAGATGTTGTTGTGCAGGTAGCCGTCCCCGTAGTAGGCGGCCTGCTCGGCGATCTGGGGCGAGCGGATGGAGGCGTGCCACACGAAGGGAGGGACGCCGTCGAGCGGGCGGGGCATGGAGGTGAAGTCCTGCAGCGAGGTGCGGAACTCGCCCTCCCAGTCCACGTTGGTCTCGCGCCACAGGCGGCGCAGCAGGTCATAGTTCTCCACCGCCAGGGAGATGCCCTTGCGGATGTCCTTGCCGAACCAGGGGTAGACCGGCCCGGTGTTGCCGCGCCCCATCATGAGGTCGACGCGACCGTCGGACAGGTGCTGGAGGTAGGCGTACTCCTCGGCCAGGCGCACCGGGTCGTTGGTGGTGATGAGGGTGGTCGCGGTGGTCAGGAGCAGCGACTCCGTGCGCGCGGCGATGTTGGCCAGCAGGGTCGTGGGCGACGACGGCGCGAAGGGCGGGTTGTGGTGCTCCCCGGTGGCGAAGAAGTCCAGGCCCACCTGCTCGGCCAGGACCGCCATCTCGACGGTGTTCTTGATGCGCTGGTGCTCACTGGGGGCCTTGCCGGTGGCCGGGTCGGTGGTGATGTCTCCGACCGTGAAGATTCCGAACTGCATGACACGTCCTTTCTCTACCTCTGCACCGGTTCGATGCTCGTTCCTTGCTGACTGATGAAACCGGAGACATCCATAGTTTATTTCTCAACTACTCGAGTGTGACGCGCTCCCCATCGCGGGGCCGAGCCGGCAGAGATGAGGGCGGAGTCATCGGGTAGGAGCAGAGGCAGACACGGAGTGGGGGCGCCCTCTCGCTTGAGGGCGCCCCCACTCGGGAAGCGATGCGGAAACAGCCGGCTGCGGCTCAGGAGGTCAGGACCGCACCACGGGTGTCGATGCCGGGACTGAGCACGCTCCAACCGTGGTTCTCCAGGGCGAAGCGGGTCTGGTCGGCCAGGGTGGACAGGACGAGCACCGTGGGCCCCGCCCCGGAGATGACGGCGGGGTACCCCTGCTCGCGCAGGGAGTCCATGACCGCCATGGAGGCGGGCAGGACCCCGCGCCGGTACTCCTGGTGAAGCCGGTCCTCGGTGCCGGCCATGAGCAGGTCGGGGCGTCCGGCCAGCGCCAGCATGAGCACGGCCGCCCGGGAGGTGTTGAACAGGGCGTCCTCGCGCGGCACGGAGACGGGCAGGACCTGGCGGGCCTCCTTGGTGGACAGGCGCGTGGTAGACGGCGGAATGAGCAGACTGACCCCCAGGGAGGCGTCCACGGGCATGGGCGCCATGCGCGGGTGCCCGCCGCGCTCGACCCAGGCGACGGTCGCGCCCCCGAAGACGGCAGGGGCGACGTTGTCGGGGTGCCCCTCGAAGTCGGTGGCCAGGGCGAAGATCCGGTCGTCGCTGAGGGCCTCCGGCTCGGAGATGAGGCCGCGCGCCAGCATGAGCCCGGCCACCGCCGCACTGGCCGAGGACCCCATGCCTCCACCGTGGGGGATCCGGTTGACGCAGCGCATCTCGAAGCCGGCCTGCGGGGCGCCGACGGCGTCCAGGCCGGCCCGCAGGGCCTGGACGACCAGGTTGTCGTCATCGGTGGGGACCGTCTCGGCGCCGACGCCCTCGACGATGACCCGTGTGATGCCGGTGATCGGCCGTACCGAGACCTCGTCGTAGTAGCGGAACGCCATGCCGAAGGAGTCGAAGCCGGGCCCCATGTTCGCCGTCGTGGCCGGAACGCGGACGGCGGCGCGCTCGTAGACGATGCGCATGTCACTCACCCTCGACGCGTTGGATGGAGACGATCTCGGCGACCCGGTCCGAGGCGCGCAGTCCCTCGACGGCGGCATCGAGGTGGAAGACCGGGGCCGGGTGGGTGACGAAGGTGACGACGGCCTGGTCGTCGCTGCCGTCGGCGGTGACGTAGGCGCTCTGGCGCACCGAGTTGATGGAGACCCCGTTCTCGGCGAAGACGGAGGCCATGGCGGCCAGGGAACCGACGGCGTCGTCGGAGCGCAGCTGGATCTGGTAGCGGGTGACGGCCGCCTCCGGGCCGAGGACGGGCAGGTGCGCGTAGGACGACTCGCGGGGAGCCTGCCCGCCGTGGACCCGGTGGGCGGCGGCGGCGACGACGTCGGACAGGACCGCCGAGGCGGTCGGGGCTCCTCCGGCGCCCTGCCCGTAGAACATGAGGCGCCCGGCGCTCTCGGCCTCGACGAGGACGGCGTTGTAGGCGCCGTGGACGCTGGCCAGCGGGTGGTCACTGGGCACCAGGGCGGGGTGGACTCGCACGGAGACTCCGTGGGCGTGCTCGTCGTCGCGCCGCTGGGCGATGGCGAGCAGCTTGAGCTCGCAGCCCGAGGCGTGGGCCTCGCGGATGTCGTCGGCGGTGACCTCGCGGATGCCCTGGACGGAGACGTCGTCGAGACCCACCCGGGTGTGGAAGGCCAGCGAGGCGATGATGGCCGCCTTGGCGGCGGCGTCCAGGCCGTCGACGTCGGCGGTGGGGTCGGCCTCGGCGTAGCCCAGCTCCTGGGCGGTGGCCAGGGCGGTCTCGAAGGACAGGCCCTTGGTGCTCATCTCGTCGAGGATGTAGTTGGTGGTGCCGTTGACGATGCCCAGCAC includes the following:
- the rpmE gene encoding 50S ribosomal protein L31, whose amino-acid sequence is MKQGIHPDYVATTVTCTCGNTFETRSTVTSGEIRVDVCSACHPFYTGKQKILDTGGRVARFEVRYGKRSK
- the prfA gene encoding peptide chain release factor 1, coding for MSEDFSAAEPLLAEYADIEAEMAGPAAADPGAMRRLGRRYAELGRVVAAYRAWKTASADLADARELAAEDEDFAAEVPALETAAQEAGEHLREVLVPRDPDDARDVIIEVKAGEGGEESALFASDLARMYSRYAERQGWAVEVLDATDSDLGGYKDVRLAIKTRGPVEPQDGVWAHLKYEGGVHRVQRVPVTESQGRIHTSAAGVLVMPEADDPGELQIDAADLRIDVFRSSGPGGQSVNTTDSAVRITHLPTGIVVSMQNEKSQLQNKEAAMRVLRARLLAERAAEAAAEAAQARRSQVRTVDRSERIRTYNFPENRIADHRTGFKAYNLDAVLDGDLGPVIASAIAMDEAERLSQVGEGSGS
- a CDS encoding CE1758 family FMN-dependent luciferase-like monooxygenase produces the protein MQFGIFTVGDITTDPATGKAPSEHQRIKNTVEMAVLAEQVGLDFFATGEHHNPPFAPSSPTTLLANIAARTESLLLTTATTLITTNDPVRLAEEYAYLQHLSDGRVDLMMGRGNTGPVYPWFGKDIRKGISLAVENYDLLRRLWRETNVDWEGEFRTSLQDFTSMPRPLDGVPPFVWHASIRSPQIAEQAAYYGDGYLHNNIFWPIDHVKKMVDLYRERFAFYGHGTPEQAIVGLGGQVFAARNQAEAVERYTPYFRNTYVYQGAGLEEMTTHTPLAVGTPEQIVEKYLTYRDAIGDYQRQAFNVDMGGVPHREVMRQIEYLGTEIVPALRAELESTKPEGVPDAPLHPRHRALLEGTEPPVEEPFSLSNEFDPLTGRKVRI
- a CDS encoding CE1759 family FMN reductase; the protein is MAAPVAPSGGTQSLAGSPTYDAYANTQMGRLSRIVALHAGVSEPSTSQMLAERLAESTRRALEADSRLASIEVIGLRPLVKDIALASVGGPVSAELQKVVDALAAADGVVLVSPVFQASYSGLFKSAMDVLPAGTLEGVPVLLGATAGTARHSLVTETALRPLATYMKALPTTTAVFAASEDFGAAWQTPASSDQPEAPLSERVARAGRELATLIERFPRRAPLDPLADFAPMGDLLGGRRG
- the rho gene encoding transcription termination factor Rho; amino-acid sequence: MTETSSAQPSLSTMRLAELQSLASSMGLKGISRMRKSELVAAIRQARGSSAPDTHSASSTSSDAGATDAPDSSSSSSSGESSPEPTQTTASGRSRRRRATAASGAPEEQQSSPALDLGIDLPDRSGSSSSSSTGDSGSGSGRDEERPARGRWRERTERSERSERGDRAEAGDGGDSFGRSERGERSSRDQVRRGRRRAQASAGAPENQERFSREPRTDSPEDHADAKAALMRDLADATGTSVVEPQERSRRGRDGNDDNDGYDDERGGRRRRGRKRGRDRFDRDDRDGGRESGREGRDGNSGRNRNQSREDEVLLPVAGILDVTDNQHAYLRTSGYLPGPKDVYVSNQLIKDNGLRAGDAVTGWVREGGESSTPHQGGRNNRRQNRAGRVKYNPMVSVETVNGMDAERSKRRPEFAKLTPLYPQEQLRLETTPKAVTPRIIDLVSPIGKGQRGLIVSPPKAGKTIVLQQIANAISVNNPEAHLMVVLVDERPEEVTDMQRTVKGEVIASTFDRPASDHTIVAELAIERAKRLVELGQDVVVLLDSITRLGRAYNLAAPASGRILSGGVDASALYPPKRFFGAARNVENGGSLTILATALVETGSKMDEVIFEEFKGTGNMELRLSRQLADKRIFPAVDVAASGTRREELLIDPAQLKIMWRLRRLFAGLEQQQALELVLSKLKDTQSNAEFLMVLSKTTPAGTSLADGEDE
- the thrB gene encoding homoserine kinase, with protein sequence MRIVYERAAVRVPATTANMGPGFDSFGMAFRYYDEVSVRPITGITRVIVEGVGAETVPTDDDNLVVQALRAGLDAVGAPQAGFEMRCVNRIPHGGGMGSSASAAVAGLMLARGLISEPEALSDDRIFALATDFEGHPDNVAPAVFGGATVAWVERGGHPRMAPMPVDASLGVSLLIPPSTTRLSTKEARQVLPVSVPREDALFNTSRAAVLMLALAGRPDLLMAGTEDRLHQEYRRGVLPASMAVMDSLREQGYPAVISGAGPTVLVLSTLADQTRFALENHGWSVLSPGIDTRGAVLTS
- a CDS encoding homoserine dehydrogenase, translating into MAQELSPAQRTLTVGVLGAGTVGSQVIRLLTEQADDFAARSGARLEITGVAVRDVNAPRDVSVPRDLLTDDATAVATGNDLVIELIGGIEPARTLILAAFKAGASVITGNKALIAAHGPELYAAAAAAGTDFYYEAAVAGAIPVVYALRESMAGDRVTSVLGIVNGTTNYILDEMSTKGLSFETALATAQELGYAEADPTADVDGLDAAAKAAIIASLAFHTRVGLDDVSVQGIREVTADDIREAHASGCELKLLAIAQRRDDEHAHGVSVRVHPALVPSDHPLASVHGAYNAVLVEAESAGRLMFYGQGAGGAPTASAVLSDVVAAAAHRVHGGQAPRESSYAHLPVLGPEAAVTRYQIQLRSDDAVGSLAAMASVFAENGVSINSVRQSAYVTADGSDDQAVVTFVTHPAPVFHLDAAVEGLRASDRVAEIVSIQRVEGE